Proteins co-encoded in one Marmota flaviventris isolate mMarFla1 chromosome 9, mMarFla1.hap1, whole genome shotgun sequence genomic window:
- the LOC114093676 gene encoding olfactory receptor 4C16-like — protein MQLNNNVTEFILLGLTQDPFRKKIVFVIFLLFYLGTLLGNLLIITTIKTSRALGSPMYFFLFYLSLSDTCFSTSIAPRTLVDALSEKTTISFNECIIQVFTFHFFGCLEVLILILMAIDRYVAICKPLHYMTIMSHRVCSVLVAVAWVGSCVHSLAQIFLALSLPFCGPNVIDHYFCDLEPLLKLACADTYVTNLLLVSNSGALCTVSFLVLMFSYVIILHSLRNHSAEGRRKALSTCISHIIVVILFFGPCIFIYTRPATTFPMDKMIAVFYTIGTPLINPLIYTLRNAEVKNAMRKLWSKKLVSDDSR, from the coding sequence ATGCAGCTAAACAACAATGTGACTGAGTTCATCCTACTTGGATTGACACAGGATCCATTTAGGAAGAAAATAGTCTTTGTCATATTTCTGCTTTTCTATTTGGGGACATTGCTGGGTAACTTGCTGATTATCACCACCATCAAGACCAGTCGGGCACTTGGCAGTCCAatgtacttcttccttttctacttaTCCTTATCTGACACCTGCTTCTCTACTTCCATAGCTCCTAGAACACTTGTGGATGCCCTTTCAGAGAAGACCACTATTTCTTTCAATGAGTGCATAATCCAAGTCTTTACATTCCATTTCTTTGGCTGCCTGGAAGTCTTAATCCTCATCCTCATGGCCattgaccgctatgtggccatctgtaagccCCTGCACTACATGACTATCATGAGCCACCGGGTCTGCAGTGTGTTGGTGGCTGTGGCCTGGGTGGGGTCCTGTGTGCATTCTTTAGCTCAGATTTTTCTTGCCTTGAGTTTGCCTTTCTGTGGTCCCAATGTGATTGACCACTATTTCTGTGATTTGGAACCCTTGTTGAAGCTCGCCTGTGCAGACACCTATGTGACCAACCTCCTCCTGGTGTCCAACAGTGGGGCCCTTTGTACAGTGAGTTTTCTTGTGCTCATGTTCTCCTATGTCATCATCTTGCATTCGCTGAGAAACCACAGtgcagaagggaggagaaaggccCTGTCCACCTGCATCTCCCACATCATCGTGGTCATCTTGTTCTTTGGACCttgcatatttatatacacacgGCCTGCAACCACCTTCCCCATGGATAAGATGATAGCTGTGTTTTACACCATCGGAACACCTTTGATTAACCCTCTGATTTACACACTGAGGAATGCAGAAGTGAAAAATGCCATGAGGAAGTTGTGGAGCAAGAAATTGGTCTCAGATGACAGCAGATGA